ACCCGACACCAGGGGCGTGGGTGCGCCCTGGGTCGAGCCAAGATAGAGGGCCTCGCTCGCGGTGTCGTGGATGTAGAGATCATGCAGCCGGAGGCCATCCAGCGGTGGCACGGTGTCGCCGCTCTTCGCCTGGTTGATACGCAGCCCCGCGAAGCCGGCACGGGTGATCTCCACGAACTCCACCTCGAACTGGTGTGCCCCCCCGATGCCCAGGCCCATGTGCCCATCGCTCAGGAACATGTCGTCGCTCAGGAAGCCGTAGCGGGCCCGGGACGTGGCGTAGGCGCCGCACCGGTGACCCGGAAAATCCGCGTGGCCCGTCCCCGAGACCGGGTCATACCGGCCCGTGAGCACCCAGTTCGCGCCGCCGCTCAGGCTCCAGATGTAGCCTTGCGTGCTGCCCGCGGGAGGACGGATGACGACCTGTCCCCCCGTGTTGGTGATGACCAGCGGCCGGTCCGCGCTACGCTGTGGCAGGTTGCCCAGGTTGATGAGCTTGTACGTGCCCGCGGGGACGTAGAGCCGGTCCAGCGTGCTCCAGTCCACCTCCTTGAAGCGCGTCTGCACGTCTGGAACGTAGAGTTCTCCGCTCGTGCCCGGTCCGGGCAGGGTGAAGGTCTTCGTCGGAGGGCCGAACCGGCCGAAAGCCTCACAAGCACTGGCGTTCGTTCCCCCATCCGACGGGGCATCCTGGCAGCCCGCGGTGGCCAGGGTGAAGACGGCGACGGCGAAGAGACTCCGGGTCATACGTGGCGGCTCCTGGCGACAAGAGAAAGCCCTGAGCCTACCCTGTGCCGCGCCACCGTTGCACGGACGCCCGAGGAACGGCTTCAGCGAGTCGCTGGAGGAGTGGGTCTACTACAGCCCCGCTGGGGCCATCCGCGTGGGCAATCCCAACTGCTCCACCCTGGCAAGATTCAGGGAGAGACGGAAAAAGGCAGCGAGCGGAAGTCCTCCGCGAGCCACGTGGGGTCTTCGTTCGACAGGACGTCGCGCGGGAACGTGGTGCTCAATGCCAGACACCGGGCGCCCGCGGCCCGGCCCGCTCGCAGCCCGAGCACCGAGTCCTCGATCACCACGCAGGCGGAGGGCGCCACGCCCAGGGCCGCCGCCGCCTTCAGGTACACCTCGGGATCGGGCTTGCCCCGGGTGACCTCCGCCGCCGTCACCCGGACCGGGAACAGCTCGCTCAACCCCAGCCGGGACAGGGCCAGCTCGGCGTTCGCCGCCGTCGCGCTCGTGCCCAGGGCCCAGGGCACCCCCGCGCGTCGCAGCTCCTCCAGGAAGCGGTGCACCCCGGGCACCGCCGATACCGGCTCGGTGGCGAGCTGGTGCCGG
Above is a window of Cystobacter fuscus DNA encoding:
- a CDS encoding HAD family hydrolase; amino-acid sequence: MQPGTSRPYPFDAVLFDLDGVIIDTTALYYRVWETFARARGRVPTPAELLATNGRRGSETLQAWFGPGLAESDIAAHMHELDAMVRHQLATEPVSAVPGVHRFLEELRRAGVPWALGTSATAANAELALSRLGLSELFPVRVTAAEVTRGKPDPEVYLKAAAALGVAPSACVVIEDSVLGLRAGRAAGARCLALSTTFPRDVLSNEDPTWLAEDFRSLPFSVSP